GGGAATGGTGGTCTTGAGCTGGGCGATCGCGCCGACGGGACGGTTGCCGGTCAGGCCCCCGCCGGTCTGGTAGCGGGTCAGGCGCACATTGCCGCGCCCCAGGGGGGGAATGCGGCCACTGATGCCGTTGCCAAACTGAATTGCCCCGGAGATGTGGTTGAGGACGTAGTGGCGATCCTGAGGGCCGGAGCCGTAAAAATCGGGCACCTCTTGCCAGGGCACCCAGGCGGAGGCTGAGCCGGGGGGCGTGGCCAGGGCCTCAGTCTCGCGAATCTCTAGCTGCTGGTGGCTGAGTACGGGCGATCGCAGCGCCTGAAACCGCTGCCCCTCGGTACCATCGCTGGAGCCCAAAATTTCATTGCGGAGGGTGATGGTCTGGGTGGCGGTGGTGGTGTTGCTCAGCACCCGTTGCAGCCGGGGCGGCACCGCATAGTTGCCCTCCGTCCAAACTATCCGCAGCCAGTGCTGCGCCTGGCCAAAGCGGTCTTGGGGTTGCCAATCGCTGGGAAACAAGCAGGTGACGATCCCGGTTCGAGTCAGATTGGCCGTACTGTCTTGAACGGTGAGGTTGGCCCAGCGATCGCCATTCCAGTACTGCCAGCTGAGTCGAGGCAAATCGGTGGGGGTTTGCTGGTTGGCCACAGCGGTCTCTAGGGTGGCAATGGCCAGCTCGCTTTGATCCCTCGTCAGCAGCAGCAGGGTGCGATCGCCCCCCGCCTCGGCCCCCTGCTCAGACATCACCACAGTGATATCCACGGCGCGGCTGCTGTTGGCCGCCAGGGTCAACGACTGCTGCGCCGGGGTCGCCTCCCCGCTCTGACCGAGGCAGGAGAGGCCATAGCTCTGGCTTTGGTCGCTAGAATTGGTGATCCAGACTCGGTGCTTGACCGCCGCCCGCCCATCGCCCAGGGCGTAGCTCTGACTGGGATCGAGGGGAACTTCTCGCTCGCCATAGTTAGCGGCGGCGGCCTGAAAAAACAGGCTCAGGGGACGGTTTTGCAGGTTCATCTCCGGCGGCAGCTGAAACCCCAGGTACAGCGCCGGGCGATCGCCCGCAGCATGGTTCTGAAAGGGTCGCAGCGGCGCAGCGGCGGCGGGGTTGCCCAGCCGGTAGGTCTGGTGATTGTCGGTCAGCACCGCCGTGGGCGGGGCCTCTGGGGTTGTAAAGGCACAGTCTACGGTAACTCTGTCCAGCAGCGGCGGGTTAAAGGTGGCCGGGGTAAAGTCAATTATTTGACGATTCTGGGGGTCAAAGTTGGGGCGTTGGGGGTCGCTCCCGGTGCGAGGCAGATAGGTGGCTTCTCGTCCATAGTCACCGCTGACAATTTTGGCCCGCAGCCAAAAGGCTTCGACCCCGTTGAAGGTGATGGTCTGGGGCTGGCTGGGCAGCGTCAGGTCAATTGCTCCAGACTGCGTGAACGCCTGGGTCGTATCCGACACATCAGCCACCCGCAGCCAGCTGTCGCCGTCCCACATTTCCCACTGGAGCCCGGCGGGAGGGGCAGGGAGTCTTTTCTCGTTGAGCACGATAACGGTCAGCGTAATTTCTGCCTGGGCCTGGGCAAACCCTTCCCGACAGGCCAGGTAAAACCCATCCCCAAGCCTGGGCTTTTCGCCAAAGGGCAAGATGGCGCGGTTGAGATCGAGGGCTGTTTGGTTGGCAAAGGCGGCATCGAGCCGTAGACCCGTGCGGCGCACCTCAGCCTGCGTTTGCAGATTGACCAGACTGGGCAGTTGGCTGGCTCTGACCATGCCCGCCCTGGGGGCGGTGGCGGGGGTAATTGGGGTGAGCAGTCGGCACCGCAGCCACGGCTGCGATCGCCCAAACACAGTACTGAAATTGATGGCTGGGAGGGAGGCAGAATCGCGATCGGGGCCGTTGCCAAACACAACCGTGCCGCTGCGGGTCAGCTGCTGGGTCTCGTCAGTTTGGGGTACGAGGGGCAGATACTGCGCGCCGTCGAAATACTCCCAGACCAGGGTGCGATCGTCGGCAGTAATCGCCTCGGCCAGGGTAAATCTGAGGCGCAGAGCCTTGATGTCGGGCAGGGCAAACTGCTCCTCGTGGGCCAGGTAGAGCCGGTGCTCAATGGGGCGATCGCAGTGGAAGACCGACCGCCGGGTGTCCTCAGCGGGGGAGAGGAGCGCGCGATGGTCGGTGTAGCGATCAAAGGCCAAGTCTTCTGCAAAGGCCGCCACCAGCTGAGCGGCGGTCACCACCAGGTCAGCCTCGGTCTCGTAGATAACCGGGTCTTGTTCGCCGCTGCTGGGCGGGGCCGCCACCTGGGTACCGGCAGGCACCACCCCCACCGTACTCCCCGGAGCCAGGGTAAAGGTCAGCGGCACCCGGGCGGGTTGGGGGGGCAGCTGCGACGCCCCCAACAGATTGAGAAAAGCCAGAAAATTTTTGTCTGGCACCTGGTTGAGGCGCTGAATAATCACCTCTACAAAGTGGGCAAATACCCCCAACAGAGCAGCGTTTCTGGGGTTTGGCAGCGGTACCCCAGAGCGGGGGTCAACCACAAAAGCTTGCCACTCCGGCGCGTAGTCGCGCAGCAGGTCTTGCACCTGGCGAGCAATGGCATCCGCCGTACGAGGATCTAGCGGGGGGGCAGGTTTTACCATTAGCCGGGGCTCCTTTCTAGGTAAAAGGGGTACACCAGGTTGAAGACATTGTTGGTAGCCCGCACCTCGTAGGTGATATTGACCAGCAAAACCTCGCCATTTTCCATCGGCACAACTTTGTTTTCTGACTGCACAGTGCTGCTCTGCACCTCCACCGTCAGCACATCAATGCGCGACTCAAACCGCAGCAGCGCCTCCTGCACCGCCTGAGAAAGCTTGTCCGCCGTGCTGGCCGACTGGGTCTCAAACACCAGGTCGTAGATATCGCAGCCAAAATCGGGCCGCATCACCCGCTCCCCCTTGGCGGTGCCGAGAATGATCAGCACCGACTGGCGCACGCTCTCTTCGTACTCCGCCGAGAGCAGATCGCCGCGACTATCGACCGCGATCGGAAAACCTACCCCTTTGCCCAGAAATGTTTTGGCCATAAACCCTCCACTCCGTTTTGGTCAGACACGTGGGTCTGCCCCTACCCGTTTTTGGTCAGACACGTGGGTCTGCCCCTACCCCCCCACCATCACCGTCCCCACCGCGATTACCTGCCCCACGGGCATGGCCGCCGGGTCGTTACAGGTCTCGGCAATGTCTCCATTGCGGGCGGCCATTTTGCCGTTGATCTTCACCGTGGCGCTGCCCAGTTTGATCGTGGCTTTGTTTTGGGGCGGGTTCTGAAAAGCTATCCCTGGCGGGGTGGGAAGGTGGGGCGGGGTGTTGTCGGCGGTGCTGTCAACCGTGGCCGCCGCCCTGCCCATCATGTTGACATTGCCACTCAGGTTGCCGTTGATGAGCCCCACAAAGGGATGGGGCAGGGGAGTGGGCACTGGCGGTGCGGGCGGCGCGGGCACCAGCACAATGTGGATGTCGGTGGCTACGATTTGATCGCCCTGTTTGGCGGCGGGTTGTCCCATTCTGGTGGCTCCTGGATTGAAGTGAATGTACTTTTTCTAAGGGAATGTTTTGGGGTAGTAGGTGGTTTTTTTGAGCTAGTGCTGACTGGCTGGACGATGACTATCTTGGTTGAGGGTGATAGGTGTTAGGTAACAGGTAATAGGGAGGGTTGGCCGACTTGGGTCGCGGGGTGATTGCTAGTTGAGATTGATGGTTGCCCCTTTACAATTCATAGTGCCGTTGGCTTTTAGATCCATGCCTGCTGAGGCTTCTATCTTGGTGTCGGCGGACGATTTTAGGGCTAACTTTTGGGCCTCGAGGGTAATGGTGCCCTGGGGAGCCGTGAGGGTAATATCCTGTTTGCTGGTCAGGGTTATGGCATTGCTGGCTGTATCGATCACCAGCTTGTTTTCGCCGCTTTTATCAATAATCTCGATGGTCTCTTTGCCCGCTTCATCGTTGAGTCGAATGGTGTGGCCACTGCGCGATCGCAGCACCCGCAGGTTGTTTTTGCCGTCGGCATTGTCTGCGGGGGGTTTGTCTTTGCCGTTCCACAGCGCCCCCAGCACGTAGGGAAAGCGCGGGTCTCCCTGCTCAAAGGCCACCAGCACTTCGTCATCGACCTCGGGCAGAAAGTAGGTGCCGCGCCCGTTGCCGGCCATGGGCACCGCCAGGCGCGCCCAGGTGCTCTCATCCTGGTCGCTGAGCCAGGGAAATTTTACCTTGACCCGCCCCAGCCCGTCGGGGTCTTGGTTGTTGGTCACCGTTCCCACCACCACCCCAAACAGGCGCGCCCCCCTGGGTTCTGGTGCGGTTGCCTCTAACAGCTGATCTAAAAACGCCATGGCCATTTCCCCCTCAAAAACTGCTGCATTTGTCATCCTCCTACACCGCATTGCGCCGCACCCTAAAGCCGGTGACATAGCCGCGATCGGGTCGGTAGCGATGGCTGACCGCCGTCACGTAGTACTGGCCGCTAAACCGCTGCCCCAGCCCCTCCAGGGTGATCACCTGACCCGGCTTGAGGTCGGTGCGGCCCCAGCAGGAGCCCTCGCCGTCGATCAGGTGCAGCCCGGTGCGGTTGAGGCGGGCTTTGGCCAGCTGATCGACCTCCGCCTGGGTGCTCACCGGCAGATTCACCACCTGGGCGACGGCGGTGCCAAAGGCTCGGTTGGCTAGGCTGCCGCCGCTGGTCTGGCCGCCCATGGTAGACGATTCGTCTCCGGTGGTGGCCTGGCCGGTGAAGGGGGCTTTATCTTGCACATTCCAGCCCTGCACCACCACCCGGTTGACCTGCTGCATCGCAGACAGCCGGGGGGAAAAGCTGAGCAGATCGGCCTCCAGGGTGAGGGTGAGGGCGGCCCCGTCGGCATTGCCCACCGGGCGAAACCGCAGGGTTTTGTTGTCCACCATCAGCTCGTACTGAATCAGCCTGGCCCGCTCCTGCAAAAAGGCCAGATTGGTCTGGTTTGACTGAAGCAAATACCCGTGGGTGACGCGGCTGTCCTGCACCTGGGCGGTGAGCCCCGCCTCGGCGGCCATCTGGCTGGCAATGTCGCTGTCTTTGAGCTGGGTAAAGGTGCGGGTGTGGTGGCCCCGCTGAAGTCGGTGGCGGCGATCGTAGCCGCGCAGGGTGAGGCTGGGGGGGCGATCGCAGGAAAATTCTGGCTCTAGCCCGGTCAGCTCACCCACCATGACCGAGCCCAGATCATCGGCGTAGCCCAGGCGAATATCGACTTCGTTGCCCAGGGCAAACAGCTGGGTGTCATCCAGCCAGCTCAGGTCGTCGGCGCGGCTGGCGGAGCCCGAGAGCGTCAGGCTAAACATGCTGGGAATCGCCCCGTCCAGCTCCACCTGCACATCCACCACGTGGGACTCCTGCTCGACGGACAGGGGCGAGCCGTTGATAAAAATGTCGAAAGCGGCCACAAGGGGGCTGGCGGGTTGGGCTACGGGCATGGGGCAGGGCCTCGCAGAGAAAGGGGGCTAGCGAATTTTTGGAATCAGCAGGGTTTTGCCCACCGGCAACCGGCGGGGGTCGTCGAGGTGGTTGGCGGCGGCAATGGTGCGCCAGCGGCGCGGGTCGCGGTAGACCTCGGCGGCGATGCTGCTGAGGGTCTCGCCGCTGCGTACCCGGTGGGTGGTCAGCTCTGGGTCGGTTTGGCGGCGGTCTAGCTCCGGGTCGAGAAATTCTTTAAAGGAGATGGTGAGGTTGGCGCGCACCGGTTTGCCGTCGCGGCTGAACTGGGTAAAGCGCTGGGTGAGGCTGGTCACCACTCCAGTAAAGGGAAAGTCGGACTGGGTGGGGGCCTTGCCCCAGGCGATGCGGCAAACCCTGGGCTGGTCTTCATCCCGCTGAATGCGGGTGAGTTCTACCAGTCGGTTGGTCTCTTGGCGCACGTCGGCAATCGTCAGCCGCTGCCCGTTGCGCTCGACGGGGCCGGTGACATCAAAAAATAACTCCAGGGAAAGCTGCCGACTCTCGCCGCCGCCAAAGGCGATAATTGGCGCGTTGAGGCGGCTCTGGCTCTGGGGGCCGCTGCCACCGCCGCTGCCGCTGGGGGTCTCCCACTTTACCGATTTGCTGATCGAGTAGGCCTCGGGGTTAAACATTACCGGTATGTCGGGCAGCTTTTCGTAGCTGGTGCCTTTTTTGGCCAGGGGGGTGATGGTCAATTTTTCTAAGGGAGTGCTCATAGCCCCAGACCTCGGCGCTCGCGCTCAACGGCCAGCTGACGAGATAAAATGCGGCTCACCTGGTCGGCCATATCGGCGGCATCCATTGCTGGGGCGGCTGCTCCAACCGGTGCTGGCGCAGGCGGGGCACTGCTAGGCTCCGCTACTGCGGTCTCGGTAGTCTGCCGCTGGAGGGTGCTCTCTGGGGCGATCGCCCTCAGCGCCAGCGGCAGCGGCGGCGGGGAGCCCGGCGGCGGGAAGGGGGAGCCGAGGGGGGTGCCCTGGGCTAGAGGGGCGGCGGGTAAAGGGCTCCTCTGCACCAGCGGCAATGCCGGGGGGGCGGCCGCAAACCAGGCTCGCGTCCCCTCAGCTAGGGGTAGGGGATCTGACTCGGAGGCTGGGGTGGGCGAGGCTGTGGGGCGCTGCATAGACGCTGTGATACTCATTGGCCGCAAGATTTGGGCGATCGCTGGCGACCGGAGTTGGGTCAGGGGGCCACGGCTCTGGTGGTCGGGCGATCGCTGAACAGTCGGGCCGCCCCCCGCGGCCCGAGGCCAAGCCGGAGCGGAGCGAAGCGGTGCAGGAGCCATCACCTCGGCCAGGGTATAGCGGCGCAGCAGGGGTAGGGGAGTAGTTGGCCCATCGCCCGTGGGTGGCTGCATCGGCTGGGGCTGAACCAGGACTACAGGTGGAGCGTCTGATACTGACGGTGATTGTCCTAAGTCGCCGCCAGGGTTTGCCGCAGACGACTGAGCCGCAGCTAACGCAAGATCCTCAGCTAAAGACGAGCCTGTCGCCGCCGTAGGGTAGGCACCGCCCACCGCCGGAGAAAAGGTCTGCCCCGACTCACCCAAAGCTAGGTTGTCGGCGGTGGGTGAGTATGCTGCTGCGCCGCCTCGGTTAGGGGTATCAGCGGTGAGCCGGGGGGATGCTGCTGAAGGTGACAGCGCCGCCCCGGCCAGGGATGAAGCTCGGCGCTGAATGCGAAAGGTCCCCCCTGGGGTCGCCGTATCTGAGCCGGTTGAAGCAGCTGGTTCTACCACAGCCTGAGGGGCCGCAGCAGCGAGACCAAAGGGTTCTGACACTGTGGACGCCGATCGCCCCGGCTCTACCCCAGCCGTGGCCTCACCCCCGGAGACCGGCAGCCGCTGCACCCAGCTGCGATCGCCCCCGGTGGGCAGCCTCTCCTGCCGCTGAAAGCGCTGCACTGACTGGGCGATCGCCCCCGGCTCAGCCGCCCCCATCTGGTAGCGGGTTAGCTGTTGCTCGGGCAGAGCCAGCCGTTGCAGCAATCGACCGGCCAGCCCGGCGGTTACCGCCTCATGGCGGTGCAGCGTTTGGGTGTCAATCACCCCAGCAGCGGCAGTCAGCCGCCGCTGCAACCGCAGCCCCAGCCCTCCGGCAGCTCCCCCAGAGCCGCTCCCCAAGCCCTCTAAGGCAGTTAATGCACTGCTAGTGACTGGTTCAACCATCTCCCATGCCCCAATTCAAAACTCAAAACTCAAAACTCAAAACTCAAAATTTTCCCGCCCCGGCTCGCCGCTCTGCCGATTGATCTGCTGATTGATCTCAGCCACCTCGGCCACCCACCGCTGGCGATCGCCGTGCTCCAACGCCATCAGATCGGCGTGGCCCCAGTGAAAGTGGTAGGCCAAGTAGGCTACCTCCTCGTAGAGGCGAGCGAGGGGGTAGCCGACAATTCCCCCGGCGGGTCTAGCTCCACGGCAAAGCCCTGCTGGCAGTGGGGGCACTGGAGCTGCACCGTGCGGCCGCCACCGCCGTTAATGGCGTTGTAGAAGTCTTGCAGGTAGGCCAAATCGGCGGCAAACAACCCCTCAATCACCTTGGGGTTAACCACGTCTAGCGTCCCCAGGCGGGTCACCACCCGCGACAGCAGCAGCACAATTAAATAGGCCGGATTATTTTGCACCCGAGGGTCTTTGAGGGGCAAAATTTCGTCGGCGGCGGTAGCCAGGTGCATGGTGCCCTGCCGGTGCAGATTGCCCTCCGCATCGATGTAGCCCGCCGGCAGCGTAAAGTCGTACTCAGTCTGAAACATGGGTTAATCCTCTGGGTTTAGGCCCGCGCCATGCGTTCGCAGCACACGGTGAGGCTGTCGATGGCAATGTCGTTGCCCTTGGCGTTAAAGCTGGGGCCGGTGTACTTGCTGGGCCAGGCGCTAAAGAAATTCCAGCGGGCCTGCTCTTGCCCCGCGTCGTCGAGCACCACCACCGAGCCATTTTTGCGCTCGATCTGACCGTTTATCGCCGTCAGGTGCCAGTCGTAGAGCTCGCGGGAGTCGGTCAACCCCCACTTCAGGGTGATGTCGGGGTACTTGGCCATGCCCGGCAGCTTGCGGGCGGTGGTGGGGTCGCCCCCCTCGCGGTACTCCACCACCTGCACCTCAGAGCCAAAGCCGCTGCATTCGGCAAACCCCGCCTGCACAATGCCGTCGATTTCTACCAAAAATCGGTAATTTTTATAGGGATCTTTCCTGGCCATAGGTCATCGCTTCTCCGTAAATGAGGGGTGTGTACACCAGGTCCAGTGGGGAACGATGGTTACCCATCGGTAAACCTGCGCGGCTGGACTTGGCTGGGTAAAATCGGCGCTGAGCGTCCGAGAGTGTTGGGGTTAACTCCCGGTGAGCTGCTGAATGCGGAAGATGACGAACTCGGCGGGTCTGACAATCGCCACGCCAACCTCGGTGACCACCTGCCCCAGCTCCCGCAGCTGGGGCGGGTTGGTGTCGGCGTCGCACTTGACAAAAAACGCCTGTTTGGGGGTTTCGCCAAATAGCCCGCCGGTCTGCCACTGCACCAGCAAAAAGTCTTCTACCGTGCGGGTAATGCGCTGCCACAGATCTGGGGTGTTGGGTTCAAACACCACCCACTGCGTGCCCTCGTCGATGGACTCTTGCAGAAAGTTCATGTAGCGGCGGGTGCTGATGTACTTAAATTCGCTATTGGCATCGCCCCCCAGAGTTCGAGCCCCCCAAATTTTGATGTTGCCGTCAAAAATACGAATCGCATTTATCCCGGCTGGGTTGAGGCCCTCCTGATGGTTTTTGCTCAACCGCCGCTCTAGCCCCAAAGCGCCGCGAATCACTTCGTTGGCCGGAGCCTTAAAAACGCCTCGCTCGCCGTCCACTCGGGCGTAAACCCCCGCTATATGGCCGCTGGGGGGATGGTTAATGATCGAACCGGGCTCGGTGCTCGGGTCAAACACCTGAATCCAGGGGAAATAGAGGGCCGCATAGGCGCTGTTGCCGGTGGGGGTGGTGCCTCCTTCCCCGGCGGTGCCCCCTCGAATGGCTTCTGGCGTGAGGCTGGCCGGTTTTTCGATGCTGTCTAAGATGGCGAAGCGGTCTTTCATCGTTGTGCAGTGGGCAATAATCGCCTCGTGCTGAACGGGTGAGGTGGCTCCAGGCACCGCCACGATGGTAATCTCGTCGATGGGTTCAAAGGCTGCCAGCGCGTCGGCCAGATTGTTGAGCCCCGCCGCCGCTGCAACTCGCGTGACCCAGCAGCGGGTGCCGCCGTTGTTAAAAAAACCGTAGATAGCCAGGGCCAGGGTTTTATTCCCTGCTCTGATATCTCCAAAGGAATTCTTGAATTCTTCCCAACTGGTGATCAGCTGGGGCTCACCAGCGGGGGCGACATCATAGCTGGCCGTTTCGCTACCCGGGCGGGTCGGCATCTCTATATTGTTTGGCACTACGCCAATGAACCCTCCGATACTGGTTCCCACCCCGGCGATGGGGCGAGCAGAGGGCGGGGCATCTTCAATGTAGACGCCGGGGGAAAGGTAGGTAGGCATGGGGGCTGCTCCTTATAGAGGGTTAGCACGGAGGGTTAAAACGGAGGGGGGCGACAGCCCCGCTGGGGGACATCAGGGTAGACGCAGGTTGTAGGTTTGCCCGGCGATCGCCGGCACCGTGATCGGAAAGTTGTGGGCAGAGTCATCGGGTCGCTGCACCCGCAGCGTATAGGCACCGCGAGGCAGGTGGTTGGCAAAGCTAAACTCGCCGTCTTTGCCGGTGGTGGCGGTTTGACTGCGCTCGACCAGTAAAACTGAGCTGCCCACCACCGGTTGATCGGCTGCGGTGGTCACCTGGCCGCCAATTTGGAAAATGCTTTCGCCGTTTAAACGAATTTCATGGGTGATTGTGAGGGGAACTGTTTCAGGCGCTTGGATAGTCATACCCAGGGTGACCGACACCGCCAGAGAGGCCCGTAGGGGTGTCCCCAACGATGTCCAGAACTCCGCCGGGTTTTTGAGCCCGTCGGCGGAGGTGACAAGCATTGGCAGGGGTGGCTCTTGCCCCCGCAGGTCACCCCGCAAAAAAGCTTCAGGAATGGTGTCGTAGCGCGATAGAACCTGAAAAACCTGGCTGAGTAACCGGTGCTCTTGCAGCGCCACCTCAGTGCCCCCCACCACCCAGGCGGTCACCAGGTAGGTACAGGCCACCCGCAGCGGTGGACGGCGAATAATGGCCTGGCCACTGCGCCGCTCTACCGTCGATTCGTTGCTGCGCAGCTCCAGGTTTTCGCGAATATCGTACAGAAACAGGTTAATGCAGGTTTTTTGAGGGTTGAACTGAGCCACAGGGCGATCGAAAACAATCTCGGCCTCGGCCAGTTCGCCGGGCAGAGCGGGCTGATCGAGAATTGCCTGCAATGTCTCACTTAAGTTACGAATCATGAGCGTTAAGTTAACCCCAATCTTCGCCCTTACGCTGCGGTCAGGGGCACAGACCGCGAGCCCTTTGTCGGTAAAATGCTTTAGATTTGACTAAAGCACGGCTGCCCGAGGACTTTCCATAACCATCAACTAGATGCATTAAATGTTAATAAAACTTGGCTTTTAGGGCTAAAACAAAGTATTTTCTGGCGGATGCTTAATCCTTATTTAAATCCGATTTGGTGAACCCCGATTTACAACCACGAACCCCTAGGGATGTAGCTTGCTAAGCCTCTACAGAGTGCATGCCCCATTTGTAAGGGTCTAGGTCATTCCCACAAAAGTGGGAATCTATCTGGGAGTAGCCGTCCAACGTAGATTCCCGTCTGCACGGGAATGACAGGCCAGCTGTCAAAGGGGCAAATTCACATAATTGGGATGCACCCCTGCTACAAAGCGGGGTATTCAACTGGGTTTGGTATCAGACCCTACCCTAAGGGCCGCCGAACCAGCGCAGGAGCAATTCGGGCGATCGCCACAGGGCGTACCCCAGCAGCCCAAACACCGCCGTAATCAGCCCCGTAACGCCATAGCCCAGCACCATCATCACCCCGTCGGCTTCGAGGGTGGCCACCACAAAGATCAAAATGCCGACGGTCGGCAGGGGGTTGGTCATCGGCACCGGGCTCATCAGCAACAGCGTCAGCCAGCTAATGCAAGCACCGTTGATATGCCACACCGAAGGGTTGTTGGCGAGCCGGGTGAAGCGAGGCCGCACAAATCGCTCGCTGAAGCGCGTTACCCGCTGCAAGTTGCCCAGCACCTGCCGCGCCAGCACTGGCGGAAACTGAAACTGTGCCACTCGCCGGGGCAGCCAGGGCACTTTTCGGCCCACGGTCATCTGCAGCGACAGCAGCAGGCAGGCCGACCCCAAAACGGTGGTAACCCCCGGCGGCATGGGAAAGAGAAACGGCAGCACCAGCAGGCCAATCACCAGACTAAAACCCCGCTCGGCGGTTTCGCTGAGCACGTGGGCTAGGGTCAGCGGCTGCTGGGCCAGTCGCTCTAGGAGAGCTTTAATTTCCTGGGAAAACCGGGGCGTGTGGGCACTCATTCATCGGGTACCTTTAGCGGTGGTCAGGGCAGTGGGTTGGGTCATTCTACGGCGCAGCACCAGCTGAATCAGCAGCTTTTCGGCCTCCAGCCAGACAAACATCAGAGCGCTGAAGCCAAAGCAAACCGCCAGCTCTACCCCAGC
This genomic stretch from Nodosilinea sp. PGN35 harbors:
- a CDS encoding exopolysaccharide biosynthesis protein; protein product: MSAHTPRFSQEIKALLERLAQQPLTLAHVLSETAERGFSLVIGLLVLPFLFPMPPGVTTVLGSACLLLSLQMTVGRKVPWLPRRVAQFQFPPVLARQVLGNLQRVTRFSERFVRPRFTRLANNPSVWHINGACISWLTLLLMSPVPMTNPLPTVGILIFVVATLEADGVMMVLGYGVTGLITAVFGLLGYALWRSPELLLRWFGGP